One Thiocapsa sp. genomic window carries:
- the ppk2 gene encoding polyphosphate kinase 2 translates to MPKHDGKKKAKREETAPEKTAPREKLRRKHYERELGELQIELSALQAWIKRTGQRVVIVFEGRDAAGKGGTIRAITERLSPRVFQVVALPAPSDREKTQLYMQRYLHHFPAAGEVVIFDRSWYNRAGVEIVMGFSTEDERDHFLTATPWFENNLVEQGITLIKYWLEVGEAEQERRFRARIEDPVRQWKLSPMDLESRKRWYEYSRARDLMLSATDTDAAPWSIVRSDDKKRARLNVIRHLLSQFPYDPLPKTKVKLPDRDMEDAYDDQVTMADRRWIPTHW, encoded by the coding sequence ATGCCGAAACATGACGGTAAGAAGAAAGCGAAACGCGAGGAGACGGCCCCCGAAAAGACCGCCCCACGGGAGAAGCTGCGCCGCAAGCACTACGAGCGCGAGCTCGGCGAGCTTCAGATCGAGCTCAGCGCCCTGCAGGCGTGGATCAAGCGCACCGGACAGCGCGTCGTCATCGTCTTCGAAGGCCGCGATGCCGCCGGCAAGGGCGGCACCATTCGCGCGATCACCGAGCGCCTGAGTCCACGCGTCTTTCAGGTGGTCGCACTACCGGCGCCCTCCGACCGCGAGAAGACACAGCTCTACATGCAGCGTTATCTGCATCATTTCCCGGCCGCCGGCGAGGTCGTCATCTTCGATCGAAGCTGGTACAACCGCGCCGGGGTGGAGATCGTGATGGGGTTCTCCACCGAGGACGAGCGCGATCACTTCCTGACAGCGACCCCCTGGTTCGAGAACAACCTGGTCGAGCAAGGCATCACGCTGATCAAATACTGGCTCGAGGTCGGCGAGGCCGAGCAGGAGCGGCGTTTCCGCGCCCGCATCGAAGACCCCGTGCGGCAGTGGAAGCTCTCTCCGATGGACCTGGAGTCCCGCAAGCGCTGGTACGAATACTCACGCGCACGCGACCTCATGCTGAGCGCCACCGACACGGATGCGGCCCCTTGGTCGATCGTGCGCTCCGACGACAAGAAGCGGGCACGCCTCAACGTGATCCGCCACCTGCTGAGCCAATTCCCGTACGACCCGCTTCCGAAGACCAAGGTGAAGCTGCCGGATCGCGACATGGAAGACGCCTACGACGACCAGGTGACGATGGCCGATCGGAGATGGATCCCCACGCATTGGTAA
- a CDS encoding 20S proteasome subunit A/B — protein sequence MTYCVGLCLDQGLVMASDSRTNAGVDYISSYSKLHLFQPAPDRMFILLAAGNLATTQEVLNRIRRDLDQAANPSQTDPAPAVTLASVNYLFEAANYIGQVNLAVQNEHGPALRQIGASVEATFILGGQIAGQPHGLFMIYPQGNSIAATPETPFLQIGESKYGKPILDQIVAPALSLNDGARVCLVSLAGTARSNLTVGPPFEVAIYPKDALTPSHRLRLEEQSAELETMTRDWIESLRHAFFGLPHFPWEQSDTASAESESPHQMQS from the coding sequence ATGACCTATTGCGTTGGACTCTGCCTCGACCAGGGGTTGGTGATGGCGTCCGACTCCCGCACCAACGCGGGCGTCGACTACATCTCCTCCTACAGCAAGCTGCACCTGTTTCAGCCGGCACCGGACCGGATGTTCATCCTGCTCGCCGCCGGAAACCTGGCGACCACCCAGGAGGTGTTGAACCGGATCCGTCGCGATCTCGATCAAGCGGCAAATCCGAGTCAAACCGATCCGGCCCCTGCCGTCACGCTCGCGAGCGTGAACTATCTGTTCGAGGCGGCGAACTATATCGGCCAGGTCAACCTAGCGGTCCAGAACGAGCATGGTCCCGCGCTGCGGCAGATCGGTGCGAGCGTTGAAGCCACCTTTATCCTGGGCGGACAGATCGCCGGGCAACCCCACGGACTCTTCATGATCTACCCTCAGGGAAACAGCATCGCGGCCACGCCCGAAACGCCCTTTCTGCAGATCGGCGAAAGCAAATACGGCAAGCCAATCTTGGATCAAATCGTGGCGCCGGCCCTCTCGCTCAACGACGGGGCACGCGTTTGCCTGGTCTCGCTGGCCGGGACGGCGCGCTCCAACCTGACGGTCGGTCCGCCGTTCGAGGTCGCGATCTACCCGAAAGACGCCTTGACGCCGTCGCACCGCCTCCGGCTGGAGGAGCAATCGGCGGAGCTCGAGACCATGACCCGCGATTGGATCGAGAGTCTGCGCCACGCCTTCTTCGGTCTTCCTCACTTTCCGTGGGAGCAGTCAGACACGGCAAGCGCCGAGTCCGAGAGTCCGCATCAGATGCAGAGTTAA
- a CDS encoding efflux RND transporter permease subunit, with amino-acid sequence MNIAAYTLRKRTIAWLACLVLLIGGYIAYQQLGRFEDPEFVIRQAVIVTPYPGALPSQVAEEVTDAIEGAVQQLQEVKEVTSVSTLGQSRVSVEIDLRFARTKDDLEQVWDKLRRKVADAQRLLPPGAGPSVVNDDFGDVYALFFAVTGDGYRLEQIRDYVEDLARELVLVPGVARVATQGAPQDAIFVEIAAAKAAQLGVSLEQIHQVLRERNLLAAAGDLRVGPQRVAVSPTGQVDSVEAIGNIVLASSGGDRVISLKDVATITRGVLEPPRALVRYDGEPAIGLGVSNLAGGNVVAMGDAVRARLAELESQRPVGMALNVISYQSDAVRTAVDGFVANLVAAVVIVVLVLVLFMGLRSGLIVGAILLLTVAGTLIAMHLDGIAMQRISLGALIIALGMLVDNAIVVTDGILVRLQKGEERTRAAVEVVQATQWPLLGGTAVGILAFSAIGLSPTDMGEYAGSLFWVILYSMLLSWLLAVTLTPLFCVSFLKVKPMEGAGAGSGPVLGRYRRLLQVLLRRRLGTGIGLLALLLAAVLGFGAVPPGFMPESARSQFVVDLYLPQGTDIAVTAAELAEVEAHVRGKPGVNHVTGFVGQGGLRFMLTYVPEDPNSAYGQLLVDVEDAALIAPLIAELQTELEARHPDAAIKVWKFMLGRGGGKKIEAAFRGPDPEVLRALAEQAKAVMANDPDAVAIQDDWREKVPVLRPAVEAIALPPGYALEWEGEYKASREANEGLALSAPYGFAAMVLAVVVMFNAVRQPLVIWLTVPLAIIGVTIGLLLIRVPFEFMAILGFLSLIGMLVKNSIVLVDQADAERRDGKAGLDAVLDAAVSRARPVFLGALTTILGVAPLLLDPFFKSMAVTIMFGLAFATALTLVVVPLLYAVLFRIPDAPAP; translated from the coding sequence ATGAATATCGCGGCCTACACCTTGCGCAAGCGCACCATCGCCTGGTTGGCTTGTCTGGTGCTGCTTATCGGCGGCTACATCGCCTACCAGCAGCTCGGGCGCTTCGAGGACCCGGAGTTCGTCATCCGCCAGGCGGTCATCGTTACCCCCTATCCGGGCGCGCTGCCGTCCCAGGTCGCCGAGGAGGTGACCGACGCCATCGAAGGCGCGGTTCAGCAGCTCCAGGAGGTCAAAGAGGTCACGTCCGTTTCCACCCTAGGCCAGTCGCGGGTCTCGGTGGAGATCGACCTGCGCTTCGCCCGTACCAAGGACGACCTCGAACAGGTCTGGGACAAGCTGCGGCGCAAGGTCGCGGATGCCCAGCGCCTGTTGCCGCCGGGAGCCGGCCCCTCGGTGGTGAACGACGACTTCGGCGACGTCTACGCCCTCTTCTTCGCAGTCACCGGCGACGGCTACCGCCTGGAGCAGATTCGCGACTATGTCGAGGACCTGGCGCGCGAGCTGGTGCTGGTGCCGGGCGTGGCCCGGGTCGCGACACAAGGGGCACCCCAGGACGCGATCTTCGTCGAGATTGCCGCCGCGAAGGCGGCTCAGCTCGGCGTCTCCCTGGAGCAGATCCATCAGGTCCTGCGCGAGCGGAACCTGCTCGCCGCGGCAGGCGATCTGCGGGTCGGACCCCAACGGGTGGCGGTCAGCCCGACGGGGCAGGTCGATTCGGTCGAGGCGATCGGCAACATCGTCCTCGCCTCGTCCGGCGGCGATCGGGTCATCTCCTTGAAGGATGTCGCGACCATCACCCGCGGGGTGCTGGAGCCGCCGCGCGCCCTGGTGCGCTACGACGGGGAGCCCGCCATCGGACTCGGGGTCTCCAATCTCGCCGGCGGCAACGTGGTCGCCATGGGCGACGCGGTGCGCGCACGCCTGGCGGAGCTCGAGTCGCAGCGCCCGGTGGGCATGGCGCTCAACGTGATCTCCTACCAGTCCGACGCGGTGCGCACGGCGGTGGACGGCTTCGTCGCCAACCTGGTGGCTGCGGTGGTGATCGTGGTCCTGGTGCTGGTGCTCTTCATGGGCCTGCGCAGCGGCCTCATCGTCGGCGCCATCCTGCTGCTCACCGTGGCCGGCACGCTGATCGCGATGCATCTGGACGGGATCGCCATGCAGCGCATCTCACTCGGCGCGCTCATCATCGCGCTGGGGATGCTGGTGGACAACGCCATCGTCGTCACCGACGGGATCCTGGTGCGGCTGCAGAAGGGCGAGGAGCGCACCCGGGCCGCCGTCGAGGTGGTGCAGGCGACCCAGTGGCCCCTGCTCGGTGGCACCGCAGTGGGCATCCTCGCCTTCAGCGCTATCGGCCTCTCCCCGACCGACATGGGCGAGTACGCCGGGTCGCTGTTCTGGGTGATCCTCTACTCGATGCTGTTGAGCTGGCTGCTCGCGGTGACCCTGACACCGCTGTTCTGCGTGAGCTTCCTCAAGGTCAAGCCGATGGAAGGAGCGGGCGCCGGCTCTGGCCCCGTTCTCGGGCGCTACCGCCGCCTGTTGCAGGTGCTGCTGCGCCGGCGTCTCGGCACCGGCATCGGCCTGCTGGCCCTGCTCCTGGCCGCGGTGCTCGGTTTCGGCGCCGTGCCGCCCGGATTCATGCCCGAGTCGGCGCGGTCGCAGTTCGTCGTCGACCTCTACTTGCCCCAGGGCACGGACATCGCGGTGACCGCCGCGGAGCTTGCCGAAGTCGAGGCCCACGTCCGCGGGAAACCCGGGGTGAACCATGTCACCGGCTTCGTCGGTCAGGGCGGCTTGCGTTTCATGCTCACCTACGTGCCGGAGGACCCGAACAGCGCCTACGGCCAACTGCTGGTCGACGTGGAGGACGCCGCTCTGATCGCCCCGCTGATCGCCGAGCTGCAGACGGAGCTCGAGGCACGCCATCCCGATGCCGCCATCAAGGTGTGGAAATTCATGCTGGGGCGCGGCGGCGGCAAGAAGATCGAGGCGGCCTTCCGCGGTCCCGACCCGGAGGTACTGCGCGCGCTTGCCGAGCAGGCCAAGGCAGTCATGGCGAACGACCCGGACGCCGTGGCGATCCAGGACGACTGGCGGGAGAAGGTGCCGGTGCTCCGCCCCGCAGTCGAGGCGATCGCCCTGCCGCCCGGCTACGCGCTGGAGTGGGAGGGCGAATACAAGGCATCGCGGGAGGCGAACGAGGGGTTGGCCCTCTCGGCGCCCTACGGCTTCGCGGCCATGGTGCTCGCGGTGGTGGTGATGTTCAACGCCGTCCGCCAGCCGTTGGTGATCTGGCTGACGGTTCCGCTCGCGATCATCGGGGTCACGATCGGTCTGCTGCTCATCCGCGTGCCGTTCGAGTTCATGGCGATCCTGGGCTTCCTCAGCCTGATCGGCATGCTGGTGAAGAACTCGATCGTCCTCGTCGACCAGGCGGACGCCGAGCGGCGCGACGGCAAGGCCGGCCTGGACGCCGTCCTCGACGCCGCGGTGAGCCGTGCCCGGCCGGTCTTCCTCGGCGCCTTGACCACCATCCTCGGCGTGGCGCCGTTGCTCCTCGACCCCTTCTTCAAGAGCATGGCCGTGACCATCATGTTCGGGCTCGCCTTCGCGACTGCACTCACCCTGGTCGTGGTGCCGCTGCTGTACGCGGTGCTGTTTCGGATTCCAGACGCTCCAGCTCCGTAA